The Gigantopelta aegis isolate Gae_Host chromosome 9, Gae_host_genome, whole genome shotgun sequence genomic sequence ttggagtcggtatctggattaaaaatcccatgcctcgactgcgatccgaacccagtacctaccagcctgtagaccgatggcctaaccacaacgccaccgaggccagtgctACTAGATCAagaaagtggggggcacatacccctcccccgcttcctacacctatgtttgtgtatgtacatacctaaataaaaataagcaatattaaataaattcagAAACTGCTCAAAGGAAACATTATAAACAAATTGTCAAAAGGCAGGTCTCGATTATTTTATCACCAAGGTCTCAATTGCTTTCTCTTCGCGTCTCGCTTACCTGGACATTTACTGTTACACTCGTCAACAGTGTCCTGTATGTTCGGTTTGTAGCACAGAACTCCACATGATGCACACTTTGCTACATGTTTGTCGAAGTACCAATCTTTCTTACATTGCTTTGGCGAAGCTTGTTCCCCAATCCGGCCATAGTCTgtcgaaaaaaaaaatgaaaaaaaaataaaaaaaaaaaaaaaatatatatatatatataatatatatatatatatatacacacacacacacaaaatgtatttgacaTAATTTTAAACCTGCCATTTCgagcattattttaaaacatttatttattcaaaatgcGTCATCTAAGGGTGTAAGCTTGTGGTGATTCCGACGCACCTCCCTGCCAagactaaaataatgttgtacAGTGTAATATTAGGATATTCATATTAGTGTCCaggaaaaatataaacaaaaggGTCTGCAGGGTTCATATTCGATCCAGATCTCTCTGTGCCTCTGTCCAATTTATCTTCCGCCAATGCACCATTCTTCGATTTGTGTTAGCTTTTCTCTCCATAAACGTACGAGAAACCAGTGCTGGAAACAATCTTCAATTTCCgacaaaaacgatagagatattcggacaaaagAAGCTGGTCTGAAttcttttcaccatgtatttccatctccatcattctacccacaatattagttgtaatccatgtaaaaatgcgtcgTGGTTCCTTTGGAACACTATACAGCTCTTTGGCAGTactgctaatatgaataaatgttgttatctagattcgggcatttttgctTAATTCGGGCAAATATTAGTctgcccccaaccccccccccccccccaccccaaaaaaggAAGCCCGTACGCCGATATTACTAATCTAAGATTGTCAcgtacaaggaaggaaggaattattttatttaacgacgtactcaacacattttatttacggttacatggcgtcagacatatggttacggaccacacagatattgagagaggaaacccgctgtcgccacttcatgggctactcttttcgattagcagcaagggatcttttatatgcaccatcccatagacagaatagcacataccacggcctttgatatgccagtcgtggtgcactggttggaacgagaaatagcccaatgggcccaccgacggggatcgatcccagaacaaccgcgcatcaagcgggcgctttaccagtgggctacgtcccacccccattTCTATAGTTTTGTTGTCTAAATTTGtttagaacacacacacacacatatatatatatatatatatatatatatatatatatatatatatatatatatatacacacacacacacgtgtacatacatacacacatacatatgtgtgtgtatatgtatgtatgtatgtataaacattatatatagaaatagcgcaatgggcccactgaccgcgcatcaagcgagcgctgtaccactggtctacgtctcgccccctgtCACGTACAAATGCAGTTGGCACATTCGCCATATAGTCTAGTCAATCTAAGTGATTTTGAGGCATAACGCAAAACAAATTCCAGTAGATTGTTTTCTTCACAACTAATTTAAGGGACATCCCtaaaacaacatattaaaaatccacCAAAATCCTCCATGGGGAAATAATGTCTAATTAGCGTTTTAACTTAACAATATGATAGAATCTAGAGAACATTTTTGAACcgttcaaacaataaaaatggttTTGGGTGGATGAGAAagctatatttaataaaaatcctAGTTTGATCCAACACTTCCTTCTTTTGATTAattccaatatggccgccaaaATACGTCTGAAAAGACAATTTTGTTTCCGGGATTTTGAAGTTGTTTACATACTATTTGGAGATGAGGAAGCTATtccatacaataaataaattcctTGTTTTATCGGacacaaggggcgggacgtagcccagtggtaaagcgttcgcttgatgcgcagtcggtttaggatcgattcccgtcggtggacccattgggctatttctcgctccagccagtgctccacaattggtgtaacaaaggccgtggtatgtactatcctgtttgtggaatggtacatataaaagatcccttgctactaatcgaaaagagtagcccatgaagtggcgacagcgggtttcctctctcaatatctgtgtggtctgtaaccatatatctgacgccatataaccgtaaataaaatgtgttgagtgcgttgttaaataaaacatttctttctttctttttccatcCATCTTTGGCAAgtttaggtttttgtttttgttttcttttaattttattattattattattatttaattaaactagtagacaattttgttacaaatgatGATGTAGTAATCAGTCTTACACCATTATCAGCCTCTGATTAAGcgttaattatattatttattttaaccgTCTATTGAATGGCTGAAGTAAGTTTTGACAGGAAgcaaatagtaaaaaaaaaacattctttgaattataacacagttttaaaaaatacatgtcaGGGGCGTaggacgaacccccccccccccccccccccccccccccccgctgaagcaaatgatccgctttcagaactaaaacatacaggtttatacatatggagtttctggtggtgcaaaaacaaaatagaaaacgGTCCACTTGGTAAATattcgacaccccccccccccccccggtccagaTTACGCTACGCCCCTGCATTTAATCAGTTCCATGAATTGTCATAGAAAGaaggttgttttaaaatgtacgttTCAAGTCCAGTATCATTGAACAAACACGTATACGCCAATATAGGTCAAAATTTCTATTTGAATGTGCtttggcggccatattggaaGTATAcgattatgaaaaaaaaagaaaaaaaaagtttgttttatttaacgacgccgctagagcacattgattttttatcttatcatcggctattggacgtcaaacatatggtcattctgacactgttttttttagaggaaacccgctgtcgccacataggctactcttttacgacaggcagcaagggatctttatttgcgcttcccacaggcaggatagcacaaaccatggcctttgttgaaccagttatggatcactggtcggtgtaagtggtttacacctacccattgagccttgcggagcactcactcagggtttggagtcggtatctcgattaaaaatcccatgcctcgactgggatccgaacccagtacctaccagtctgtagaccgatggcctgccacgacgccaccgaggcctgtaatTATGAACAAAGTatctgataaaacaaaaaaatgtatttattgtgcgCTTATAAAAATGCTAGATTGAACTAGTTTAAGTACTAGTtaatcacaactggtatatcaaaggtcttggtatgtgctgtcctgtctgtgggaaatggcatataaaagatcctttgctactgatggaataatgtagcgggtttcctctcaagacttaccaaatgtttgacacccagaagatgatgattaatataccagttatgctctagaggtgtcgataaagaaaacaaactaaaatgaaattagTTATGTGTGAATTTTGCATTACACATTGATAATATATGATTGAGGGCGATATTACCTTTAAGCGTCACAATTACATTTAGTTAATGACTCCTTCACAATGTATAGTTTTTCATGGGAGTGGGGGACGGGACTAAATCACCTTAATTATCttaattatttcaaaacaaaatgtttgggaCTGCCTCCCAGAGCCTATCGGCCATGAATCTAATTTAAGTCATGCCAGTTTTCAATTAGCCATTTTctgggagcgggacgtagccccatTGGTTCAGCGCtggctcgatgcgcgatcggtgtgggatcgatccccgtcggtgggcccattgggctatttctcgttccagccagtgcaccacgactggtatatcaaaggccgtggtatgtactaccctgtctgtgggatggtgcatataaaagatcccttgctgctaatctaaaagagtagcccatgaagtggcgaaccAAGGAACAAAAATTGGAACCGGcccgttttaaaaataaaaaacccttgCTTGCTAATCCAAGGTACTGTTTTGGCCTTTTCCCCAAAACTTTGTTTATAATCTCGGCTCGATTTAAGGTTGTGGCTTAACCAACTCTTACAATGGAAATTTTTCAAGGGAGGGggggctacccccccccccccaaacattttaaatttttttttttaattatttttgggggggggggaaaaaattTTGGGAAGCCCAAGAAACCTTCCCCTGAGGTTAAAGTATTTTTTACGTTTTAATTTTTACGGTTTATTTTGGGTGGTTGATAAAATATGgttcgacaccccccccccgcTATTGGTCCCATAGTAACCCGCTAATGGGGGCTTTAAAACATTCCCCTGTTGGCCAATTGGGTTTTCCGTTTACAACCACAAACTGTATATCAAAATTTGTGTATTTGGGTCCTTTTGGGGGAAAGTCATTTTAAAGCCGCTAAGGGGAAAATACGGGTTTTCTCTAAACAGTATTCAATTTGCCAAAGCCATGGTAATTTTCCTTTTGTCTGTGGTGTCTAAATTTTTCGTTTTTGATAAAAGTTTTGGGAATAAAGGGAATTATTTggttacattaataatttttaacaatcCCAAAATTCGGCCCGGGGCATTTGGGCCCCTTTTTAAGGTTGGGTAGTACATTATCCGcaggtttattttttaaaaccaaatccGGGTAAACCATGATTGCACCCAAAACCAATGGTATGAAACCCATTAAACCCTGACCATAAATGGTTTAACAAACCTGGGTTTACTGCCTGTGGGAACCaaataaaaaggaagaaaaaccCGATCCAAACGGGTTTCCTTAAAATTGTGGTTTAATATGTTTCGAAAAACCGAAAAAAATTGGTTGGTGCcggttaaaaaaaattttttcatccaaaatttaaattttaaagggaAGGATgccccaatccccccccccccccaaaaccccttTTAAATCCCTTACAAATCTTACCTTAAAATTTTAGCTTTAAAAAATTTTGGGAATCTTTAGCCCTTgggaaattgtttttttttgggttgtAGGGGAAAATTACATTCTTGTTTACCCTTTATTTCCCATTTAAAAGATATTTGAATAATGTTTACACCCCCAACAGAAAATTAATCCTAGGGTCAAATAAGTTGAACCCGTATGGggtattatttacaaaaagacttgtaaataatttttaagtgtttaaaaaattgGATATATTCTTAAAAGAAAGAACATGCTTTAATGGGGTTTTTAGCCCGGTCGGTTTATTCCCCTGAGGTGGAAACCCATCAAATGTGGTTTTTTGCAACCACAATCAGTTCAAACCGGTTTGCTTTCCTGGTGGGAAATGTTAAAAGCCTTGGGGGGCCCTAAGGAAAAGTACGGTTTCCGGGGGATGTGGATTCTAAAGTTTTCATCCAAAGGTTTTTTTGTCTTGAGGTcttaaaaattctttttttccTGGTTAAAAAAcccttttaattttaaaaaaaaatgtttgttttggggaaGCAGTTTCTTGTTTTGCTGGTTTAGTTACCCCCCGGCATCCTAAATTTTCGATTTTTTAAGTGGCCCTTATTCGTCTATAAAATCTTCGCGGTTTTTAATGGTTGCAACAGCAACCCGGTTTTTTATTAAACCATTTGCGCATAACTTACAACAGTAAAGAATCTTTCTTCAAAACCCTCGGAAAAACccaattgtatttttaaacaaaatgtttcctgagTTGGGCCtttgcataaaataaaacaccccacgatcccaaggttttttttaagaaCTTAACCAGAAATCTAAATCCGTAAATTGGTTTGGCGGTCCTGGACTAAATTCGCCTTAATTTGAGTAAGGAACTTCCCAAAATCGGGCCCGATCGTTCCGGGGAGTAATTTTAACCCGACAAAATTTTCTGTGACCGTGCTTAAGTCAATGAAGGCGGaaaaaattttgtaaaaaaggtTAAATTTGCCTTAAAACGGGAGGATTGTCTTGTAAATAAACGTTCTGTTTCCTTTATTCCCAACTGAAAAACCAGGAAGCCACTTTGCACTTTTAAATTCTTTTCTTCCGTAAAAGTGCCTAACTTGGCTTGTAAAACGTTCGTTTGGATAATTAATTGAACTTATTTCCTATGCTTTTACGGTGGTGGATGtttggaattttaaaataaacaaaaacaacttaggaaaattaatggttttttgtaaattttggttttttttaaagttacttattgttaaatttagaacctatgaaaaaaaaacccttaacaAGGAAACCGGGACAACAATCCGATTCGTTACGCGAACCTGCCGGGAAAAACAAATTGAACGGAGTTGGAGCTAACGCAGTTGGGACTGTAGTAATAGAAGCTGCGTTACAGTAAATCAAAATATTGATCCCTGATTgccaattatttattttatttttagtttctgTTGGTAACCGATTGAAAAAAATGTGATACTTTCAGGAAATTCAAGCCTACCTGGACACTTCGTTTCACACTCGTCCAGAGTTCCTTGCCTCTCGGCCATGTGACAGATTAAACTACATGGGTCGCACTTGTTGGTCCCATGGTCCCAGTAGGTGCCCGGTCTGCATGGCTTTATTCCATACACCAGCGCcgcgaacaacaacaacaaacccgtAACGCGTTGTAATGACTCGGTGACACACTTAGCCATCTTCGTAGTGTTCAAGGTGTGTCAGAGCAATCAGAAAACGGGTGGACGAAAACTGAACAACTTTAAGCTGGTGACAACGGTCTCGTCTGGGTGTTCTCGTCATCTCAAAAGTTGTTTTGACTATTgcgtgttatatatatacactagcAGTCCGAAGTTATGTTGCAATAATAAAAGGATGACTCACACAATGGTCACGCGGGTAGTTTAAgattggactataccaattaaaatcccataggcgaccatgttaacgtttgtgtttaaaaacactatatgcaatatatcaaacaaactgtgacccataaatatcagtactacaacccctacctcaaagtattaactgcagaaaatggtacctttcatggctcattttcggtataaccagatgtttctacaacacccctagtttcggacaaaatttgagtactttttttttttacaggtaccccatacatgttccaagcacaaggctacttgacacggtggtactacatcaaataaaattgcatacatttttagcccagatgaaactaattttttgtacaaccaacacacatttataaccaatcacaggacttgtggtgttaacttctctatcgacccagccggaaattaattggtatagtgcaacctatattAAGACTACGTCAATATGACAGAGTCACAGTGCAGTGGGTAAATCCCATAACATTTTGGAACGTTGCCAGATAGCAATGACGCAATGTTCAGCTACTGTTAATATTTCACAAACGATTTTATAGGTAACCTGGTAACAGTGAAACGTGTTTATATATGCTATTATGTATACGTTATTAAACACATGAATTTATCAATCGACCTTTATTAATTCACAGAGATGCAACTGGCTTGTTGCCACACACACATAGTAGTGGGTAGGGTGTGTGTATCACTAGCACCTGCTGGACTGGCGCCTGACCCGAtatcatatttgtaaataatctatataatagaagtttgttttgtttaacgacatcactggagcacattgatttattaatcatcggctactgggtgtcaaacatttggtaatttttacatatagtcttataaaacactacatttttccattagtagtcagatatcttttatatgcaccatcccacagacaggatagcacatatcactgcctttgatataccagttgtggtgcactggctgggacgagaaattacccaccaatggggatcgatcccagaccgatcgtgcatcaagcaagtgctctactacgtcccaccccccaCTATATAATATACCTATATGTAACAAACTCTTAAGtacattaaaaaagtaaaagtttgttttgtttaatggcatcactaaagcacattgatttattaatcattggctattggatgtcaaatatttggaaattttggatatatagtcttaaagagaaaacttgcttaatttttttttttttattagtagaaagggatcttttgtatgcacagatcaaatagcacataccaaggattattattattattatttagaacgagaaaaagcccaatggacccactaacagggattgatcctagaccgaccacacatcagacgAGAGTTTTACTACtgtgctacatcctgcccttaAGTACATAAATGAGTTGAAATACCTATGGGCATGCCTAAACACAAGATGCCCTACACTTCATATCACTGAAcatcacaaataaaacaaaatcaaataacaaatttaattt encodes the following:
- the LOC121381210 gene encoding uncharacterized protein LOC121381210, with the protein product MAKCVTESLQRVTGLLLLFAALVYGIKPCRPGTYWDHGTNKCDPCSLICHMAERQGTLDECETKCPDYGRIGEQASPKQCKKDWYFDKHVAKCASCGVLCYKPNIQDTVDECNSKCPGFLTKELPDLEGQEVVEPEMLTHKEPAKMTPLDITIIIVVSGTIIVIAVVLVVKWLKRRRANNIDEKRPTQVVDNTMDSGQEHELLRYALVEV